The following coding sequences are from one Syngnathus acus chromosome 14, fSynAcu1.2, whole genome shotgun sequence window:
- the LOC119133370 gene encoding myb/SANT-like DNA-binding domain-containing protein 2: protein MAASSNAEQSPELSRPLKIPKTEVPSPESEDLSDQYHSGPSTPNRFSPLNVGSAGSAGSVARTASAAAAAGSSSNNYTACRGMSWTPSETNALIAVWGNERLTEAKMQQLEVAGTMFTAKAPGPAMYERVSRALSDLGYERTPSQCRERMKTLRRCYSRVKEHGIGKRKSSYTIEQLEKVFGQGGWDSQSCAPVLINSSGLYQEMESDGSTLEDFSQEDWCNQVLDSAFQEGDVDAAEEIHMPKSRVLQIQAELSEQIQKKDTMQTLIRILESVQLKWEHFQTWTEFSRLHLSNKLAIFGVGYDTRWREDVRYHYAEISSQVPLGKRLREYFNPEKPEGKTVMTKVQKMNWKNVYYKFLDITISEARCLELHMEVDWLLVSLSREAGCSMSTSHYLLPGDLPKTYGLYAIGYEAAAASGRTSPQSEIHNCSLPQCESENCQTDGAGNSDSTGPKVTYCYLGIAEARTIQQCLLQNFQIPAKKYFQSEGSLLTHFLQENCRNCVLNEPGSLAIYIKFIEVDLDFLSAGSLVECLETALGYSLKYNNNEAFYAQPS, encoded by the exons ATGGCGGCGTCCAGCAACGCAGAACAATCACCAGAACTCTCGAGGCCGTTAAAGATCCCAAAAACCGAGGTGCCATCCCCTGAGTCGGAGGATTTGAGCGACCAGTATCACTCCGGTCCCTCCACACCCAACCGCTTCTCGCCGTTGAACGTGGGCTCCGCGGGCTCCGCGGGCTCCGTTGCCCGGACGgcatcggcggcggcggcggcgggctcATCCTCCAACAACTACACTGCTTGTCGGGGTATGTCGTGGACCCCTTCGGAAACAAACGCCCTCATCGCCGTGTGGGGGAACGAGAGGCTCACGGAGGCCAAGATGCAGCAGTTGGAAGTGGCGGGCACCATGTTTACCGCTAAGGCCCCCGGCCCTGCCATGTACGAGCGGGTGTCCAGAGCCTTGTCGGACTTGGGCTACGAGAGGACCCCGTCTCAGTGCCGGGAGAGGATGAAG ACACTTCGGCGTTGCTACAGCCGTGTGAAGGAGCATGGCATCGGCAAGAGGAAGAGCAGCTATACCATAGAGCAACTGGAGAAGGTGTTTGGTCAGGGAGGCTGGGATTCCCAAAGCTGTGCTCCGGTGCTGATCAACAGCAGTGGACTTTACCAGGAGATGGAATCGGACGGCAGCACCTTGGAAGACTTCTCACAGGAGGACTGGTGCAACCAGGTGCTTGATTCGGCTTTCCAGGAGGGAGACGTGGACGCCGCCG aagaAATACATATGCCGAAAAGCAGAGTTCTTCAGATTCAAGCGGAGCTGTCGGAGCAAATCCA aaaaaagGACACAATGCAGACGCTGATACGTATCCTGGAATCGGTGCAGCTCAAATGGGAGCACTTTCAAACTTGGACCGAGTTTTCCCGCCTGCACCTCTCAAACAAGCTAGCCATCTTCGGCGTCGGTTACGACACTCGCTGGCGAGAAGACGTGCGTTACCATTATGCCGAGATAAGTTCGCAGGTACCGCTGGGAAAGCGGCTTCGTGAATACTTCAATCCAGAGAAGCCTGAGGGCAAAACCGTCATGACCAAAGTTCAAAAGATGAACTGGAAGAATGTCTACTACAAATTCCTGGACATTACCATCAGCGAAGCGCGCTGCTTAGAGCTGCACATGGAGGTGGATTGGCTTCTAGTGTCCTTGTCAAGGGAAGCAGGGTGCAGCATGTCCACATCTCACTACCTCCTCCCCGGGGACCTCCCCAAGACGTACGGACTCTACGCTATCGGTtacgaggcggcggcggcatcgGGTCGGACCTCTCCCCAAAGTGAGATTCACAACTGTAGCTTACCTCAATGTGAGTCCGAGAACTGTCAGACTGATGGAGCAGGGAATAGTGACAGCACTGGGCCTAAAGTCACTTACTGCTACCTTGGCATTGCTGAAGCTAGGACCATTCAACAGTGTCTCTTACAGAATTTTCAGATTCCTGCCAAAAAATACTTCCAAAGTGAGGGCTCCTTGCTGACTCATTTTCTTCAAGAGAACTGTCGCAACTGTGTCTTAAATGAGCCTGGCTCTTTAGCAATTTACATTAAATTCATAGAGGTGGATCTGGACTTCCTCTCTGCAGGTTCCTTAGTGGAGTGCCTGGAAACTGCACTTGGTTATTCTTTGAAGTACAACAACAATGAAGCATTTTA TGCCCAACCAAGCTAA